A genomic region of Canis aureus isolate CA01 chromosome 16, VMU_Caureus_v.1.0, whole genome shotgun sequence contains the following coding sequences:
- the ZBTB6 gene encoding zinc finger and BTB domain-containing protein 6 isoform X3, translating into MAAESDVLHFQFEQQGDVVLQKMNLLRQQNLFCDVSIYINDTEFQGHKVILAACSTFMRDQFLLTQSKHVRITILQSAEVGRKLLLSCYTGALEVKRKELLKYLTAASYLQMVHIVEKCTEALSKYLEIDLSMKNNNQHTDLCQSSDPDVKNEEENSDKDCEIIEISEDSPINIDFHVKEEESNVLQSTVELTSERKEMKSPELSSVDIGFKDNEICILHVESISTAGVENGQFSQPCTSSKASMYFSETQHSLINSTVESRVAEVPGNQDQSLFGENTEGSHGTVNEMQNLDDAYSLRHQCPRCPRGFLHVENYLRHLKMHKLFLCLQCGKTFTQKKNLNRHIRGHMGIRPFQCTVCLKTFTAKSTLQDHLNIHSGDRPYKCHCCDMDFKHKSALKKHLTSVHGRSSSEKLPRHDLKRQNLL; encoded by the coding sequence ATGGCTGCTGAATCCGATGTTCTGCACTTCCAGTTTGAACAGCAAGGAGATGTAGTCTTGCAGAAAATGAATCTCTTGAGACAGCAGAATTTATTTTGTGATGTGTCCATTTATATTAATGACACCGAGTTCCAGGGGCACAAGGTGATTTTAGCTGCTTGCTCCACTTTCATGCGAGATCAGTTTTTACTCACACAGTCAAAACATGTCAGAATCACCATCTTGCAGAGTGCAGAAGTTGGTAGAAAACTGTTGCTCTCTTGCTATACTGGAGCACTTGAAGTTAAAAGGAAAGAGCTTTTGAAATATTTGACTGCTGCTAGTTACCTGCAGATGGTTCACATTGTGGAAAAGTGCACAGAAGCTTTGTCGAAGTATCTGGAAATTGATCTTTCTATGAAAAATAACAATCAGCATACCGACCTGTGTCAATCCTCTGATCCAGATGttaagaatgaagaagaaaattcgGATAAAGACTGTGAGATCATCGAAATTTCAGAAGATAGTCCTATAAATATCGATTTTCAcgtaaaagaagaagaaagcaatgTCTTGCAGTCTACAGTAGAGTTGACATCGGAGAGAAAGGAGATGAAGTCACCAGAGCTGTCTTCAGTAGATATTGGTTTTAAAGATAATGAAATTTGTATCCTCCATGTGGAGTCTATCAGTACCGCTGGTGTAGAAAATGGGCAGTTTTCACAGCCTTGTACCTCTTCAAAAGCAAGCATGTATTTCTCTGAAACACAGCACTCCCTGATCAATTCTACTGTTGAGAGCAGAGTGGCAGAAGTTCCTGGAAATCAAGATCAGAGCTTATTTGGTGAGAATACTGAAGGAAGTCATGGGACAGTGAATGAGATGCAGAACCTGGATGATGCTTATTCACTGAGGCACCAGTGTCCCAGGTGTCCTCGAGGATTTCTTCATGTTGAAAACTATCTGCGCCACCTCAAGATGCATAAGCTTTTCCTGTGCTTACAGTGTGGGAAAACATTTacacagaagaaaaatctcaaccgGCATATTCGAGGGCACATGGGCATACGGCCCTTTCAGTGTACCGTGTGCTTGAAAACATTTACTGCTAAGAGCACGCTTCAGGACCACTTGAACATACACAGTGGAGATCGCCCATACAAATGCCATTGTTGTGACATGGATTTCAagcacaaatcagccctcaaaaaGCACTTAACCTCTGTCCATGGCAGAAGCAGTAGTGAAAAGCTACCCAGGCATGATCTCAAAAGGCAAAATCTACTGTAA
- the ZBTB6 gene encoding zinc finger and BTB domain-containing protein 6 isoform X1, with translation MSFRDAQPTLARRAAADTGCVSSQAKSTFRPGPQLPRKAGLRLPESIVTMAAESDVLHFQFEQQGDVVLQKMNLLRQQNLFCDVSIYINDTEFQGHKVILAACSTFMRDQFLLTQSKHVRITILQSAEVGRKLLLSCYTGALEVKRKELLKYLTAASYLQMVHIVEKCTEALSKYLEIDLSMKNNNQHTDLCQSSDPDVKNEEENSDKDCEIIEISEDSPINIDFHVKEEESNVLQSTVELTSERKEMKSPELSSVDIGFKDNEICILHVESISTAGVENGQFSQPCTSSKASMYFSETQHSLINSTVESRVAEVPGNQDQSLFGENTEGSHGTVNEMQNLDDAYSLRHQCPRCPRGFLHVENYLRHLKMHKLFLCLQCGKTFTQKKNLNRHIRGHMGIRPFQCTVCLKTFTAKSTLQDHLNIHSGDRPYKCHCCDMDFKHKSALKKHLTSVHGRSSSEKLPRHDLKRQNLL, from the exons ATGTCCTTCCGGGACGCCCAGCCCACCCTGGCGCGCCGCGCCGCCGCTGACACCGGATGTGTTTCCTCCCAGGCCAAGTCCACCTTCCGGCCTGGGCCGCAGCTGCCGCGCAAAGCTGGGCTCCGGCTCCCTGAATCG aTTGTGACCATGGCTGCTGAATCCGATGTTCTGCACTTCCAGTTTGAACAGCAAGGAGATGTAGTCTTGCAGAAAATGAATCTCTTGAGACAGCAGAATTTATTTTGTGATGTGTCCATTTATATTAATGACACCGAGTTCCAGGGGCACAAGGTGATTTTAGCTGCTTGCTCCACTTTCATGCGAGATCAGTTTTTACTCACACAGTCAAAACATGTCAGAATCACCATCTTGCAGAGTGCAGAAGTTGGTAGAAAACTGTTGCTCTCTTGCTATACTGGAGCACTTGAAGTTAAAAGGAAAGAGCTTTTGAAATATTTGACTGCTGCTAGTTACCTGCAGATGGTTCACATTGTGGAAAAGTGCACAGAAGCTTTGTCGAAGTATCTGGAAATTGATCTTTCTATGAAAAATAACAATCAGCATACCGACCTGTGTCAATCCTCTGATCCAGATGttaagaatgaagaagaaaattcgGATAAAGACTGTGAGATCATCGAAATTTCAGAAGATAGTCCTATAAATATCGATTTTCAcgtaaaagaagaagaaagcaatgTCTTGCAGTCTACAGTAGAGTTGACATCGGAGAGAAAGGAGATGAAGTCACCAGAGCTGTCTTCAGTAGATATTGGTTTTAAAGATAATGAAATTTGTATCCTCCATGTGGAGTCTATCAGTACCGCTGGTGTAGAAAATGGGCAGTTTTCACAGCCTTGTACCTCTTCAAAAGCAAGCATGTATTTCTCTGAAACACAGCACTCCCTGATCAATTCTACTGTTGAGAGCAGAGTGGCAGAAGTTCCTGGAAATCAAGATCAGAGCTTATTTGGTGAGAATACTGAAGGAAGTCATGGGACAGTGAATGAGATGCAGAACCTGGATGATGCTTATTCACTGAGGCACCAGTGTCCCAGGTGTCCTCGAGGATTTCTTCATGTTGAAAACTATCTGCGCCACCTCAAGATGCATAAGCTTTTCCTGTGCTTACAGTGTGGGAAAACATTTacacagaagaaaaatctcaaccgGCATATTCGAGGGCACATGGGCATACGGCCCTTTCAGTGTACCGTGTGCTTGAAAACATTTACTGCTAAGAGCACGCTTCAGGACCACTTGAACATACACAGTGGAGATCGCCCATACAAATGCCATTGTTGTGACATGGATTTCAagcacaaatcagccctcaaaaaGCACTTAACCTCTGTCCATGGCAGAAGCAGTAGTGAAAAGCTACCCAGGCATGATCTCAAAAGGCAAAATCTACTGTAA
- the ZBTB6 gene encoding zinc finger and BTB domain-containing protein 6 isoform X2 has product MIVTMAAESDVLHFQFEQQGDVVLQKMNLLRQQNLFCDVSIYINDTEFQGHKVILAACSTFMRDQFLLTQSKHVRITILQSAEVGRKLLLSCYTGALEVKRKELLKYLTAASYLQMVHIVEKCTEALSKYLEIDLSMKNNNQHTDLCQSSDPDVKNEEENSDKDCEIIEISEDSPINIDFHVKEEESNVLQSTVELTSERKEMKSPELSSVDIGFKDNEICILHVESISTAGVENGQFSQPCTSSKASMYFSETQHSLINSTVESRVAEVPGNQDQSLFGENTEGSHGTVNEMQNLDDAYSLRHQCPRCPRGFLHVENYLRHLKMHKLFLCLQCGKTFTQKKNLNRHIRGHMGIRPFQCTVCLKTFTAKSTLQDHLNIHSGDRPYKCHCCDMDFKHKSALKKHLTSVHGRSSSEKLPRHDLKRQNLL; this is encoded by the exons ATG aTTGTGACCATGGCTGCTGAATCCGATGTTCTGCACTTCCAGTTTGAACAGCAAGGAGATGTAGTCTTGCAGAAAATGAATCTCTTGAGACAGCAGAATTTATTTTGTGATGTGTCCATTTATATTAATGACACCGAGTTCCAGGGGCACAAGGTGATTTTAGCTGCTTGCTCCACTTTCATGCGAGATCAGTTTTTACTCACACAGTCAAAACATGTCAGAATCACCATCTTGCAGAGTGCAGAAGTTGGTAGAAAACTGTTGCTCTCTTGCTATACTGGAGCACTTGAAGTTAAAAGGAAAGAGCTTTTGAAATATTTGACTGCTGCTAGTTACCTGCAGATGGTTCACATTGTGGAAAAGTGCACAGAAGCTTTGTCGAAGTATCTGGAAATTGATCTTTCTATGAAAAATAACAATCAGCATACCGACCTGTGTCAATCCTCTGATCCAGATGttaagaatgaagaagaaaattcgGATAAAGACTGTGAGATCATCGAAATTTCAGAAGATAGTCCTATAAATATCGATTTTCAcgtaaaagaagaagaaagcaatgTCTTGCAGTCTACAGTAGAGTTGACATCGGAGAGAAAGGAGATGAAGTCACCAGAGCTGTCTTCAGTAGATATTGGTTTTAAAGATAATGAAATTTGTATCCTCCATGTGGAGTCTATCAGTACCGCTGGTGTAGAAAATGGGCAGTTTTCACAGCCTTGTACCTCTTCAAAAGCAAGCATGTATTTCTCTGAAACACAGCACTCCCTGATCAATTCTACTGTTGAGAGCAGAGTGGCAGAAGTTCCTGGAAATCAAGATCAGAGCTTATTTGGTGAGAATACTGAAGGAAGTCATGGGACAGTGAATGAGATGCAGAACCTGGATGATGCTTATTCACTGAGGCACCAGTGTCCCAGGTGTCCTCGAGGATTTCTTCATGTTGAAAACTATCTGCGCCACCTCAAGATGCATAAGCTTTTCCTGTGCTTACAGTGTGGGAAAACATTTacacagaagaaaaatctcaaccgGCATATTCGAGGGCACATGGGCATACGGCCCTTTCAGTGTACCGTGTGCTTGAAAACATTTACTGCTAAGAGCACGCTTCAGGACCACTTGAACATACACAGTGGAGATCGCCCATACAAATGCCATTGTTGTGACATGGATTTCAagcacaaatcagccctcaaaaaGCACTTAACCTCTGTCCATGGCAGAAGCAGTAGTGAAAAGCTACCCAGGCATGATCTCAAAAGGCAAAATCTACTGTAA
- the ZBTB26 gene encoding zinc finger and BTB domain-containing protein 26 isoform X1 has translation MSAKMSERSDLLHFKFENYGDSMLQKMNKLREENKFCDVTVLIDDIEVQGHKIVFAAGSPFLRDQFLLNDSREVKISILQSSEVGRQLLLSCYSGVLEFPEMELVNYLTAASFLQMSHIVERCTQALWKFIKPKQPMDSKEGCEPQSASPQSKEQQGDARGSPKQDSPCIHPSEDSMDMEDSDIQIVKVESIGDVSEVRSKKDQNQFISSEPTALHSSEPQHSLINSTVENRVSEIEQNHLHNYALSYTGSDNIIMASKDVFGPNIRGVDKGLQWHHQCPKCTRVFRHLENYANHLKMHKLFMCLLCGKTFTQKGNLHRHMRVHAGIKPFQCKICGKTFSQKCSLQDHLNLHSGDKPHKCNYCDMVFAHKPVLRKHLKQLHGKNSFDNANERNVQDLTVDFDSFACTTVTDSKGCQPQPDATQVLDAGKLAQAVLNLRNDSTCVN, from the exons AT GTCTGCCAAAATGTCTGAAAGATCAGATCTCCTTCACTTCAAGTTTGAAAATTATGGAGATTCAATGttacaaaaaatgaacaaattaagaGAAGAGAATAAATTTTGTGATGTTACAGTTCTCATAGATGATATTGAGGTACAAGGGCATAAAATTGTGTTTGCTGCAGGTTCCCCCTTCCTAAGAGACCAGTTTTTACTGAATGATTCCAGAGAGGTGAAAATCTCCATATTGCAGAGTTCCGAAGTGGGGAGACAATTGCTCTTATCCTGTTATAGTGGTGTTCTGGAATTCCCTGAGATGGAACTGGTCAATTACTTGACTGCTGCAAGTTTTCTTCAGATGAGCCACATTGTAGAACGGTGCACGCAGGCCTTGTGGAAGTTTATAAAGCCAAAACAACCAATGGATAGTAAAGAGGGATGTGAACCGCAGAGTGCTTCTCCCCAGTCAAAAGAACAGCAGGGAGATGCCAGAGGCTCCCCAAAGCAGGATTCACCTTGTATTCATCCATCTGAAGACAGTATGGATATGGAGGACAGTGATATTCAGATTGTTAAGGTAGAGTCTATTGGGGATGTATCCGAGGTTAGAAGTAAAAAAGATCAGAATCAGTTTATTTCTTCTGAACCCACTGCTTTACATTCATCAGAGCCCCAGCATTCCCTGATAAATTcaactgtggaaaacagagtAAGTGAAATAGAACAAAACCATCTCCACAATTATGCCCTCTCTTACACAGGCAGTGATAATATCATCATGGCCTCAAAAGATGTCTTTGGGCCTAATATTCGAGGTGTAGACAAAGGCCTACAGTGGCATCACCAGTGCCCAAAGTGTACCAGGGTGTTTCGTCACCTGGAGAACTAcgccaaccatttaaaaatgcacaaactCTTTATGTGTCTACTCTGCGGCAAGACTTTTACTCAGAAAGGCAACCTTCATCGACACATGCGTGTACATGCCGGCATTAAACCTTTCCAGTGTAAGATCTGTGGGAAAACCTTTTCTCAGAAGTGTTCCTTACAGGATCATCTTAACCTTCACAGTGGAGATAAGCCCCATAAGTGTAACTATTGTGACATGGTTTTTGCACATAAGCCAGTTTTGAGGAAACATCTTAAACAGCTGCATGGCAAAAACAGCTTTGATAATGCCAATGAAAGAAATGTGCAAGACCTCACAGTGgattttgattcttttgcatgtaCAACAGTCACAGACTCTAAAGGGTGTCAGCCACAGCCTGATGCAACACAGGTCCTGGATGCAGGTAAACTGGCCCAAGCGGTCTTGAACTTAAGAAATGATAGTACTTGTGTGAATTGA
- the ZBTB26 gene encoding zinc finger and BTB domain-containing protein 26 isoform X2, producing the protein MSERSDLLHFKFENYGDSMLQKMNKLREENKFCDVTVLIDDIEVQGHKIVFAAGSPFLRDQFLLNDSREVKISILQSSEVGRQLLLSCYSGVLEFPEMELVNYLTAASFLQMSHIVERCTQALWKFIKPKQPMDSKEGCEPQSASPQSKEQQGDARGSPKQDSPCIHPSEDSMDMEDSDIQIVKVESIGDVSEVRSKKDQNQFISSEPTALHSSEPQHSLINSTVENRVSEIEQNHLHNYALSYTGSDNIIMASKDVFGPNIRGVDKGLQWHHQCPKCTRVFRHLENYANHLKMHKLFMCLLCGKTFTQKGNLHRHMRVHAGIKPFQCKICGKTFSQKCSLQDHLNLHSGDKPHKCNYCDMVFAHKPVLRKHLKQLHGKNSFDNANERNVQDLTVDFDSFACTTVTDSKGCQPQPDATQVLDAGKLAQAVLNLRNDSTCVN; encoded by the coding sequence ATGTCTGAAAGATCAGATCTCCTTCACTTCAAGTTTGAAAATTATGGAGATTCAATGttacaaaaaatgaacaaattaagaGAAGAGAATAAATTTTGTGATGTTACAGTTCTCATAGATGATATTGAGGTACAAGGGCATAAAATTGTGTTTGCTGCAGGTTCCCCCTTCCTAAGAGACCAGTTTTTACTGAATGATTCCAGAGAGGTGAAAATCTCCATATTGCAGAGTTCCGAAGTGGGGAGACAATTGCTCTTATCCTGTTATAGTGGTGTTCTGGAATTCCCTGAGATGGAACTGGTCAATTACTTGACTGCTGCAAGTTTTCTTCAGATGAGCCACATTGTAGAACGGTGCACGCAGGCCTTGTGGAAGTTTATAAAGCCAAAACAACCAATGGATAGTAAAGAGGGATGTGAACCGCAGAGTGCTTCTCCCCAGTCAAAAGAACAGCAGGGAGATGCCAGAGGCTCCCCAAAGCAGGATTCACCTTGTATTCATCCATCTGAAGACAGTATGGATATGGAGGACAGTGATATTCAGATTGTTAAGGTAGAGTCTATTGGGGATGTATCCGAGGTTAGAAGTAAAAAAGATCAGAATCAGTTTATTTCTTCTGAACCCACTGCTTTACATTCATCAGAGCCCCAGCATTCCCTGATAAATTcaactgtggaaaacagagtAAGTGAAATAGAACAAAACCATCTCCACAATTATGCCCTCTCTTACACAGGCAGTGATAATATCATCATGGCCTCAAAAGATGTCTTTGGGCCTAATATTCGAGGTGTAGACAAAGGCCTACAGTGGCATCACCAGTGCCCAAAGTGTACCAGGGTGTTTCGTCACCTGGAGAACTAcgccaaccatttaaaaatgcacaaactCTTTATGTGTCTACTCTGCGGCAAGACTTTTACTCAGAAAGGCAACCTTCATCGACACATGCGTGTACATGCCGGCATTAAACCTTTCCAGTGTAAGATCTGTGGGAAAACCTTTTCTCAGAAGTGTTCCTTACAGGATCATCTTAACCTTCACAGTGGAGATAAGCCCCATAAGTGTAACTATTGTGACATGGTTTTTGCACATAAGCCAGTTTTGAGGAAACATCTTAAACAGCTGCATGGCAAAAACAGCTTTGATAATGCCAATGAAAGAAATGTGCAAGACCTCACAGTGgattttgattcttttgcatgtaCAACAGTCACAGACTCTAAAGGGTGTCAGCCACAGCCTGATGCAACACAGGTCCTGGATGCAGGTAAACTGGCCCAAGCGGTCTTGAACTTAAGAAATGATAGTACTTGTGTGAATTGA